Proteins encoded in a region of the Scyliorhinus torazame isolate Kashiwa2021f chromosome 1, sScyTor2.1, whole genome shotgun sequence genome:
- the LOC140418200 gene encoding gap junction beta-7 protein-like: protein MNWAFLQGILSGVNKYSTGFGRIWLSVLFLFRVMVYVVAAERVWGDDQKDFECNVKQPGCENVCFDFYFPVSHIRLWALQLIFVSTPSLLVVMHVAYREDREKKNKRKHGETCHTLYSDTGKKIGGLWWTYVISLICKAGIDSGFLYILYSIYDNFELPRLVKCQLDPCPNTVDCFIARPTEKTIFTIFMVVTAALCVLINICEFTYLVSKRIVASCCNSGRRRRSSHSTKASATLCEKPSNAALSSENKSFSGNQGSNVVIHLNS from the coding sequence ATGAATTGGGCTTTCCTTCAGGGCATACTCAGTGGGGTGAATAAATACTCCACGGGATTCGGCCGCATTTGGCTGTCCGTCCTCTTCCTCTTCCGAGTCATGGTCTATGTGGTGGCAGCAGAACGAGTTTGGGGTGATGACCAAAAAGATTTTGAATGCAACGTCAAGCAACCTGGTTGTGAAAATGTCTGCTTCGACTTCTACTTCCCCGTCTCCCACATCCGACTGTGGgctctgcagctcatatttgtctcCACTCCGTCCCTGCTCGTGGTCATGCATGTAGCTTACAGAGAAGATCGGGAGAAGAAGAATAAGAGGAAACATGGGGAGACCTGTCATACTCTTTACAGTGACACAGGGAAGAAAATAGGTGGACTTTGGTGGACTTATGTTATCAGTCTTATATGCAAAGCAGGGATTGATAGCGGCTTCCTATACATACTTTACAGCATCTATGACAACTTTGAATTACCTCGCCTTGTTAAGTGCCAGCTGGACCCTTGCCCCAACACCGTGGATTGCTTCATTGCTAGACCAACTGAGAAAACAATCTTCACAATTTTTATGGTTGTTACTGCAGCCTTGTGCGTTCTTATAAACATCTGTGAGTTTACATACCTCGTAAGTAAGAGAATCGTGGCCAGTTGCTGTAACTCAGGCAGACGACGACGTTCAAGTCACTCCACAAAGGCCTCAGCTACCTTGTGTGAGAAGCCATCCAATGCAGCCTTAAGTTCAGAAAATAAGTCATTCTCCGGAAACCAAGGTTCAAACGTTGTCATTCATTTGAATTCATGA